The Arabidopsis thaliana chromosome 5, partial sequence genomic interval CAAAACATTAATGTATTATCCCTTActatacaacaaaataaaattaaccaTTTCATATTTGACACGTGTCATCATCTTTAGTTAAGCTTTTCCACTttcccatctctctctctctcttcctcctttcatttctttttgtgtcGCCGTCTGCAATTTCTCTCCCCGACGCTGATAACCCTAGCGGCTTCAAATTACAGTCGCTTAACGCCGAGTTAGGCCACCGAGTCCGATACGAACCTGATTCGGTCGCTGTCGCGAAGATCCCCGTAGTTTTCCAATTTCTGGAAAGGTTTTGTTGCTGTCTGTTAATTTCCCTTTGAATTGTTGTCTGAAATCTTTGGGAAATGTTATTGATTTTGGAAATGGGTCTCTTTTAATTTCCTTAAagtttgtcttttttgtttgttaattgaGCTTGTGATCCAAGCATGgaaattagttatttttttttgtgttgcgATCTGAGATTTTGCCTCTTTATGTCTCTCCTAGTATGTACCAAGTGTGTGTTCTTGTGAGATGCTGATAAGTATTTTGCATTGAAATCACAGAGACGAAGAAACCCTTTTCCAGATGCAATGCCTAATGGCTGATGGAGCTCTAATTACTTTAGATTCCGACGATATTTTAGCTACAGAACATGTTTTAGCAGTTGGTAAAGAGTTTCCCGATGTGGAAACTTGCAGAAGAACTTTGAAAGATTTGGCTATAGCTCTGCATTTTGATCTTCGGATTGTGAAATCAGATCGTAGTCGATTCATAGCCAAATGCTCTAAAGAAGGTTGTCCTTGGCGTATCCATGCTGCTAAATGTCCAGGTGTTCAGACATTTACGGTTAGGACGCTTAATAGTGAGCATACTTGTGAAGGTGTCCGTGATCTCCATCATCAGCAAGCATCCGTTGGTTGGGTTGCTAGATCAGTAGAGGCACGCATTAGAGATAATCCGCAGTATAAACCAAAGGAGATATTGCAGGATATACGTGACGAGCATGGGGTTGCGGTTTCTTATATGCAGGCTTGGCGTGGGAAAGAGCGGAGTATGGCTGCGCTTCATGGGACTTATGAGGAAGGGTACCGGTTTCTTCCTGCGTATTGTGAGCAGATTAAATTAGTCAATCCTGGGAGTTTTGCTTCTGTTTCTGCTTTGGGACCTGAGAATTGTTTCCAACGGTTGTTTATTGCGTATCGAGCATGTATCTCCGGGTTTTTCAGTTCTTGTCGGCCTCTTCTTGAATTGGATAGAGCACACCTTAAAGGGAAGTACTTGGGTGCAATCCTCTGCGCTGCAGCTGTTGATGCGGATGATGGTTTGTTTCCCTTGGCTATCGCTATTGTCGATAATGAAAGCGATGAAAACTGGTCGTGGTTTCTTTCGGAGCTGAGGAAGCTTCTTGGGATGAATACCGATAGCATGCCGAAGCTCACGATACTCTCTGAGAGACAGAGCGCAGTTGTGGAAGCCGTTGAAACTCATTTCCCAACTGCTTTCCATGGGTTTTGTCTCCGTTATGTTAGCGAAAACTTCCGGGATACATTCAAGAACACGAAGCTTGTTAATATCTTCTGGAGTGCTGTTTACGCGCTGACACCAGCGGAATTCGAAACGAAGTCTAACGAAATGATTGAGATATCGCAAGATGTTGTTCAGTGGTTCGAACTCTACCTGCCGCATCTCTGGGCTGTAGCATATTTCCAAGGTGTGCGGTATGGACATTTCGGTTTAGGGATAACAGAGGTATTATACAATTGGGCTCTCGAATGCCATGAACTCCCAATCATACAGATGATGGAACATATCCGGCATCAAATATCGTCTTGGTTCGATAACCGCCGTGAGTTGAGCATGGGATGGAACTCAATACTCGTGCCATCTGCAGAGAGACGTATAACAGAAGCGGTTGCAGACGCACGGTGTTACCAAGTTTTACGAGCGAACGAGGTCGAGTTTGAGATTGTGTCGACAGAGAGAACCAACATTGTGGATATACGGACACGGGATTGCTCATGCCGTCGTTGGCAGATTTACGGATTGCCGTGTGCTCACGCGGCTGCAGCACTGATCTCGTGTGGTCGGAATGTGCATCTGTTTGCAGAACCGTGTTTCACAGTGTCCAGCTATCAGCAGACGTATTCGCAGATGATTGGAGAGATTCCTGATAGAAGCTTGTGGAaggatgaaggagaagaggcTGGAGGAGGAGTTGAGAGCTTGAGGATACGACCACCAAAAACGAGGAGACCACCAGGTAGACCGAAGAAGAAAGTGGTTCGGGTTGAGAATTTGAAGAGACCAAAGAGGATTGTGCAATGTGGAAGGTGTCATTTGCTTGGACATTCTCAGAAGAAATGCACACAGCCCATTTGATGATAGACGGTTCTTACAGtacttttgtgttttcttttacctttcttgttttgatgtAACTTGTAATGTTTAAGTTTCACTGTTTTTGTAGAGACTTGTCttcaatggaaaaaaataGGTGATGGCTTAACTTAACCGGGCTTTGAATAAATTTATCTGGTTCTTATAAAATTGTCATATTGCGAAAACCAAGACTTATAGTTCGGTTTGATGATGCATTCGTAGAATTATAACTTCACTTTCGGTTATCAAAACCTGGAAATTTGCAAACTTATCAGACCGGATCGGTTAGCTTCGGTTTGGGTTGGTTCTGATTGATTAGAATCGAAGTCTTTTTTGGATACACTTAAACGCACGATCAAAGAGAAAATTGCGGGACGCAGCAGCAAATGCGCGAAACGTTTTTGGACCAATTCTAATTTCTAAAGTAACGCGATAAATCTAATGCATTCCCACGATTTGTGTTTGTCCCTCTGACGAAAAATCCTCGGATCTGTTGCATTCTCTCCAAAGCTTGAATCAGGTCAATCTCTCGCAAACTTATCCATTGATgagtatataattttgtttgtgggTATTGCTTGGTTTGATCTGCTAATGCGTTTACTCTTTCTGGGTATTGTTCGattgcttctctctctctctcttttgtttgaataaaatgttatttttattgttaacaGAATCATAGTAGATCGAATCGCTTTACAATTATGTTCCGCTTGTTGATCTCAATCTGTAGCAGTTTTTTGACCGTACTGTTCATGCGATCCTTAGTTGACTGAGAAAGTAGATCTCTTGATTAGGTTTGAGGCTATGGGGATCGTGTGTTTGGATTAGATTATGATTCTCTAATAATCACTGATTAGTGATTTCATCTAAAAAGGCTGATGCTTTTGCCCTTAATTTGTTTCGTTTAGACTGATTCTGTTTGGAGGTTTTTCTGACaaagtttaagtttttatGTATCTGCAGAAGAAAGCTTTTGAAGATCAGCCTAAAAGTGATCTCTCATAACTGCTTAAAAGATTGTTGAAACTCGAAGATGTCTTTGGCCGAGATAAACAAGAATGAAGTCGACATTGTTATTGGGGCTCTTAATGCTGACCTTACACAGTTTTTGACCAGCTGGAGGCCTTTCTTCTCCGGATTCCATCTGATTGTTGTCAAAGATCCTGAGCTCAAGGAGGAACTCAACATACCAGAAGGCTTTGACGTAGATGTCTACTCTAAGACTGACATGGAAAAGGTTGTGGGCGCATCCAATTCCACCATGTTCTCTGGCTATTCTTGCAGATATTTCGGTTATCTCGTATCTAAAAAGAAGTACATTGTCTctattgatgatgattgtgTCCCTGCTAAAGATCCGAAGGGGTTCCTAGTGGATGCTGTTACTCAGCACGTGATCAACCTTGAAAACCCAGCCacgcctctcttcttcaacaccCTTTATGATCCTTACTGCGAGGGAGCGGATTTTGTCCGTGGATACCCTTTCAGCCTCAGAAGTGGTGTCCCTTGTGCTGCATCTTGTGGGCTTTGGCTTAATCTAGCTGATCTTGATGCTCCAACACAAGCTCTCAAGACAGAGAAAAGGAACACTGCATATGTTGATGCGGTTATGACTGTCCCGGCCAAGGCTATGCTACCCATAAGCGGAATCAACATTGCTTTTAACCGCGAGTTGGTGGGTCCAGCTTTGGTGCCTGCACTCAGATTGGCTGGAGAAGGGAAAGTGAGATGGGAAACACTTGAAGATGTTTGGTGTGGGATGTGTCTGAAACATATCTCTGATCATTTGGGTTATGGTGTGAAAACCGGACTGCCTTATGTGTGGAGAAACGAGAGAGGAGATGCAGTGGAGAGTTTGAGGAAGAAATGGGAAGGAATGAAGCTGATGGAGAAAAGTGTTCCATTTTTCGATTCATTGAAATTGCCCGAGACTGCGCTTAAAGTTGAAGATTGTGTGATTGAGCTTGCTAAAGCGGTGAAAGAGCAGTTAGGTTCAGATGATCCTGCCTTTACGCAAGCTGCTGATGCTATGGTTAAGTGGGTCCAGCTCTGGAATTCTGTTAATTCTAGCGCTTGAAGTTGAACAATCTCTTGAGGTTAGGTTCCTTTATCACTTCTAAGCATATTATCATGTCTCAGAGATTTACCCAagtcgttttctttcttttagtatcatcatgtttattttctctttttatctaAATTATAAGCATGTGTTTTTGAGACACTCAATAATGTAACCTGATGAAACCCATCTGCTTTGACTCGATGATATTAATATCTATTGCTTAGCTTTTTTACTTCTGGTTATTACTCGCTTTTACCATAGTAAAATCATCAAAAGCGAAAATTTGTTACTATTAGCAACTAGGTATATTCACAAAGATACAACAAGCATTAGTCATTCCTTTGTTCAATAAATGTGGAAGTTACAGGGAGTATACAAACAATACATGTCAAACAACCTCGTTGTTCTAGGCACTGCGTTCCACggttgaagatgatgatgctaTTGGTTTGGGTGCCAAAGTATTAAGCAAAGACTGAGTCTCTAAAAGTTTTTCCCTAAGCAATACATTGTAGTCGTAAAGAAGTTGAAATTTATTCTTGATATCCATTGCGTCCACTTCTGAACCAGAAGATCCATCAATGAACTCTGCAATAGTGACAGTAGTGGTTGGAGGTTTCAGGTTTGAGATCATATTACTATTATAAACCAATTAAGCTCAATTGAGATACATCTATTCTTCACTTCTACTtctaaaacctaaaccatATGACATAGCTACTGCTACCGAATCATAAATCACTAGGTACAATGTGGATGTTAAGTTATAAGCCATACCCATTGGAGGAGGTGGAGGGATTGAAACGTCTTCACTATGAGAAATTGGATGAGttatactctttttatttgagaaattatCTCCATGAGCCAGAGAAGAAGCCGAATCAAAAGAGCTCAGTTCTAAACTTGCAGGTTGTGAAATCACATTCTggataaaaagagaaaattaacaaCTCAAAAGGgtcaaaaaaaaggaaagggGAACCCAAAAACAGATAGTTAGCTCACCTTCTCAATACCTAAGTTAGGCTTCTTGTTCGCCATGATCGATTCCCCGTGTTCCGAGCTATTAGAAGATGTTGGAGGTCTCGTTAAACCACACATTCCTGATACCTTTGTCGTTTTGATGGCATCATCGACCAATATGCTGCAATCCCATGTGTATGCAACATATCTTCTCAGCTAAATGAGGATTATTGAAAGAGCAACTTGTAATAAGAAAAGAAGCCATtgcaagaagaaaaaccaaaaaagagaaaggggAAAACAATTACTTTATCCCAGTGATCTAGAGCTTTACGACGATTCCTTATCTTCCTGAAAACAGTATCTTCATTTCGCAGCTTCTTGATCCTGTACTCACACTATTCAAAGAGCCAATTTACCGCCATCAGGATATGCTTAGGAAGGACTAGAAAACTTTCAAACACTATAGTACACACCCGCTAATAATGCTTAATGCTCTTTCTTATATTCATAGATCATGAATACCAATAAACATTAAGTAAAGGAGATGAAAAGGTTTCAAACCTGCACTAGTAGGTAGAAAAATATGCCAATACTGATGCAATACAAACCACCAAGATCGGCAAGGAAGCTAACTGTTAAACAGCAaccagaaaaggaaaaagaaacttaaGTTAGAACTGAAGCTACTCTAGTATTCTCTACTTGCACATACTGGAATGATTCACAAGAAGTGATTGGACAAAGTAAATTTACTTACCAGGACCGAGTATATTTTCATGGTCTATCTCAACAATATAAGCAGAGAGATAGTTGATGAACAATGTCGTATTGAGTATGCCATCTGTTGACCTTCCCATAGATGCCTGAAGCTGAGTAGTGTCTCGGTAAACAGAGCCAGGGATAAACTCGTGAAAGAGAGGTTGGATTAGCTTTAGATCATGCAAATGATGGTAAATCCGAGGAAACAGATTAAACTTCAATATATTCCCTTCGGTTCCACGGAAAGTAACCGGACTTTCATCGAGAATGCTTCCGTTTCTCAGAGTGCCACTAACAAAACTCATATGCTTCTCGTTAGGTCCATTCTTAGACGTAAAGTTAAACTGAAATccaacagcagcagcaggcGAATCAGGAAGATCAACGAAATGCCACGAGATATATATGTAATCGTTGGTGAGACGACATTTGGTACATTTGAAATTCACTGTTGGTCCTGAAGTTGTATTCTTACAAGTATAGCTTCCTAAACTAGAAAGAGCAGCAACTTTGAACTCGCTAAACCCGGGATTACCCATGACCACGTTCCCAATACCGCGTAAATTAGAGCAACTCATATCCGAAACAGCGGTGATGTTAAACTCCAAATCGTTCTCGAATGAGATCAAATCTGGAGAACCAGTAGCTCTCACATTGTGAACTTCAATTGTTCTCTTGGTTATGATTTGATAAAGCAGCCTGTGAAGAAACTGACTAAGTTAACAAAAACCAAAGGAAGCACTAAATTCTGAAGTTATCAAACTCACGCAGCGAATAAACCAATGAAAACAATCCAGCTCGCAACAGAAAATGTTCCACCAAGTTCTGTTTTACGTTTCTTGACAATTTGTTGATCATCCTACAAGATTCAGGAACCTAATTGGTTTACTCAAAAGAAACCAATTCATGGAGACAAAAGCAATGAGAGTAGAGAAAGCACTAACGAGCCAATGTCtagtggagaagaagacgtCAAGTCGAGTAATCCACCAACGGAGATTAAACCAGACATTACGACCATCGCCGAGTTTGGTGAATCTcaggaagaaacaaaagactaaCCAGGAGAGAAGCATCACGAGCGTAGCTTCTAAGAAAATAGCTTGAGATTGCGTGAACTTACGGATCCTATCGAAAGCGAATAAAGTCTCGGCGAATGATATTACGCTGTAGTTTACATCTTTGTCTGTGGAGATTGTTGACGGCCAACCGAAGATCTCGCAGCTCCCGGAGCTCCGGTTTAGTAGCTGACCGATACCGCACGCGCAGCGCGTGGCGTTGTATGTTATGGAGTTTCTAGGGCACGCCATCACACACAGAGAGAGCTTCGAAATGAAGaaacgaagacgaagaagtcgaagagagagagagagagagagagagagagagagagagagagagagagagagagacggagaaaggagaagaacaaaagggGCAAGAAAGGAATTtcatcttttaattattttattattatttggacCAGCTTTAAAGAACCAGACCACGAAGCAGAACCAGCCTGTTAAGCAAGTGACTTCGTCGTGGTCAAGAACCagcaaaatttaaaaaccgGGTGGTTCATGTTATCCGGTTCggtttatatatcaaattttccCGCCGGACCAAACAAACCTGCAGAGAGATTTTCCTGATTCAAAAGTCGTTTCTAGCTTTGCctttgtactttttttttttttgtaatcattAGTTCATTACATAATCTATGAAGTGTTCACATATTCTTGGAAATTTGATAACTATAATCACCGATCTTGATCTCTTTAGCTATTATTATGGTGTACCCTTCAAGTTCTAAAGTATAAGAACTATACTAGAATTAATGAATAAGTAACACTTTGCATGTAACTTAAGACTTGTGTTCACATCAAAGAGTGTTGTTGATGCGGCTAATACGTTTGAGGACTTTATGCTAAAAGTAAATCATTCTCCATTCTCCATGGTTGAAAACTTGTTCTTGCGTCTTCTCTTCTCTGGAAAAACGAATGTTTCCAGAATAAAAACACGAGATGTGAAGCAGAAGAGTACAACAAGTAGGTGCTGTAGCATATATTGAGTGACGAAGCAATGAAGGAACAGATTATTGTGAGccacaaaataaattaagaaataatacAGTAGTGAAGTCGTTTCAAACAGAGGATTTATTCCACCTGCACTTGGAGGAGTTTCCTCTTTTCATAAGTCTAAAGAACAAATTTGCCTTTAAGAATAAttcttctgtgtttttttttaatatggaATTTGAATGAAAGATTAGTGTGTGGATATggataattaattatatttaaaaaattatgtaatattGATATGTTTGTAGTTTGGTTTCCCTTTCTATTGGCTGCTATTTACTTCATTCTTTCAATGATTGACGTTGAACTTCTTTTcgaccaaaatcaaaacatccTCTCCTTTATGTAtaactttgtttcttctgatttgATTTGTAACATTAACATgattacatttatatatagtatataatacGTAACCATGCATTTAACTTGGTACTTGGATTCGTTTATGAAAGATTGAAAGGAAAACGAAAGTTATATGATCACTACTCTTGAATTCGAACTCTAATTTAGGAAGAACAGTATAAACCCCAACATATAGTGTTTTCTGGTCTGAAAaactttgattgttttgtttttgtggtttggGAAAAAACATCAACATAATATTCATGACGTCAAAAgtacaaaacaaataagatgGATTTTGAATAAACTTTCCAATCGTGCTAGCTAGCTATTTCTGACATAATTCAAgaagaataatgaaaatatgtcacacaaaaacaaaagtattaacgatgaatgaatgaatgagagaagacaaaaacctttttgatattaaaaagACTGTAATATATATCAACACATCAGGAGAGAAATTTGAAAGCATATTATAGATTTGTAATCATCAAGTGATAAATAGAACTTATTCTACTAGCATTattattcatatttatatatgatccCTCAATTTCACCAGTGAATAAGCATCCTCCACGTTTTCACAGATTTCTAATCCACCgattttaacttttgttcCATCAGTCAAATCcccctttttgtttttgttttagtccgactatatatatttgtttgcttatgtttttctatttgttcCAAATCTTTGGTAAAGATAGGTGTTTCCATAAAATGTtattatcaaatcaaatgataaataaatgcTTTCCAGATCATTTTATGCCTCTGCATGATTCTCTAGTAATTAgatcaaatcaattttctcaTCATGAATATGTGTAATAGAAAAGACTTTGTGAATGGACAATATATAtggttacaaaacaaaaatataccATAGAATTAAAAAGTGCTAATATGATGATATTGCACCTAGCAATATGTGTTGTTGTGATTATATTAGAGTCCAGAAGgcaaataataaatttgttgtcTAGCAAGAAAGGACAAGAGCACGAGGTACAAATTTTTCTGTAAACTTTTGTAGTTCTTGAATGGCTTCCTCAATCCTCACGATGATAGATTTTTCGCTAGCTCGTAGTATAATATGGttctttgatattttaacaaagaagaaagacatggccatatgattttttatcgAACGAAACATAAAAAACAACGTAAAACATGGTTTAAGATAAAAGTAAGTAAGTTATTTGTAGACttctctatctatctatatattaacATATTCTAAAACCCATGACATGTTATTTCTTAAACCATGAATATATTGAAACATTCAAATCATCACTAGGTATAAGTAAGtgaaattcattttcttataagaaatCTCTCTTTGTCGGTTATGAAATTGGTTGCTATCGCCAGGTCGTAGGGCACAAATACCCATTTCGGCATATATACAAACTATTCCATGCACTTTACTTATATTACATGCACTAGCATAGTTCTGCTCCCATTTTATGAAAGTggttaataaatataaatattaagattaagaaaaaaacgatTAAGCAAATATTTCgaataaattattgaaaatatattatttggttaGTCTCATGTGTTGTGGCGACGAGTTACGACAgccaaaaacatatattggTCGAGACGATCTTCTAGTTATGGTGCTAAAGCTGCAACCTCATTCTTTATTCTGCGACATTACCATTAATTAATATAGTCAAATATTGAAAGAAATGTTTACGTCATACACAAACACTACACTCACTATTTACAGGAAACAATTGGAATAGAATCATATGCCACGGCACGGTCTGGTCAATTATATTGATAACGATAACTCTCTTGTTTCTCAATTAAACTAATGGCTAAAAATATGAggttgattttaatttttttatctaaatatttagACTCAAATTTCAATTGTATCTATTCTATAGGAATTTAgccaaattatttataaatattcgTAATCATATtccgaagaaaaaaatattattgtttaatttatatctaaactttacttttgtttgaatattaCTCATGGATATCTCATTACCTATCTTTTTTctacaacaaataaaacaattaaaaatttatctataaatatgAACATGTTGGTTTCTCTATCGTAACACATTTACTATCTACGAACGAATTTAGaagctttgttttctttcctttcGTTTGCTACTACTGCaacatttctatttttctgaTAAAACCATGATAAATTGTGGAGATGTTTACAAGGTAATCGAAGCAATGGTTCCACTCTATGTAGCCTTAATCTTAGGCTATGGCTCTGTGAAATGGTGGCACATCTTCACGCGTGATCAATGTGATGCTATAAACCGTCTCGTTTGCTATTTCACCCTGCCGCTCTTCACCATTGAGTTCACGGCCCATGTCGACCCGTTCAACATGAATTACCGGTTCATCGCGGCCGATGTCCTCTCTAAGGTCATCATAGTCACGGTCTTAGCGTTGTGGGCCAAATATAGCAACAAAGGAAGCTATTGTTGGTCCATTACTAGTTTCTCTCTATGCACTCTTACTAACTCTCTTGTCGTTGGTGTGCCATTGGCTAAGGCAATGTACGGACAACAGGCTGTTGATCTGGTGGTTCAATCCTCGGTATTTCAAGCCATCGTGTGGCTCACACTCTTGTTGTTTGTCTTAGAGTTTAGAAAAGCCGGATTTAGTAGTAATAATATCAGCGACGTACAAGTAGACAACATCAATATCGAAAgtggaaaaagagaaactgtGGTTGTGGGAGAGAAGTCGTTCCTTGAGGTCATGTCCCTCGTTTGGTTGAAGCTTGCAACGAATCCAAATTGCTATTCTTGCATCCTTGGGATCGCATGGGCTTTTATTTCTAACAGGTAAAAATGAATCtttaattaaactttatattGGTACCTATAAGATGTTTAACAAAGTGTTAATTAGTATGTGTGATCAGGGACTCAGGAGACTACATTAATTCCACCCCTTACTCCGAGGCAACCGTTAAAATTGCCTAAAAATATCTATAGTTTGACGTTTAAACCAT includes:
- the RGP5 gene encoding Alpha-1,4-glucan-protein synthase family protein (Alpha-1,4-glucan-protein synthase family protein; FUNCTIONS IN: transferase activity, transferring hexosyl groups, glycogenin glucosyltransferase activity; INVOLVED IN: response to salt stress; LOCATED IN: cell junction, Golgi apparatus, plant-type cell wall; EXPRESSED IN: 26 plant structures; EXPRESSED DURING: 16 growth stages; CONTAINS InterPro DOMAIN/s: Alpha-1,4-glucan-protein synthase, UDP-forming (InterPro:IPR004901); BEST Arabidopsis thaliana protein match is: reversibly glycosylated polypeptide 1 (TAIR:AT3G02230.1); Has 238 Blast hits to 236 proteins in 43 species: Archae - 22; Bacteria - 6; Metazoa - 0; Fungi - 0; Plants - 208; Viruses - 0; Other Eukaryotes - 2 (source: NCBI BLink).); its protein translation is MSLAEINKNEVDIVIGALNADLTQFLTSWRPFFSGFHLIVVKDPELKEELNIPEGFDVDVYSKTDMEKVVGASNSTMFSGYSCRYFGYLVSKKKYIVSIDDDCVPAKDPKGFLVDAVTQHVINLENPATPLFFNTLYDPYCEGADFVRGYPFSLRSGVPCAASCGLWLNLADLDAPTQALKTEKRNTAYVDAVMTVPAKAMLPISGINIAFNRELVGPALVPALRLAGEGKVRWETLEDVWCGMCLKHISDHLGYGVKTGLPYVWRNERGDAVESLRKKWEGMKLMEKSVPFFDSLKLPETALKVEDCVIELAKAVKEQLGSDDPAFTQAADAMVKWVQLWNSVNSSA
- a CDS encoding uncharacterized protein (unknown protein; Has 25 Blast hits to 25 proteins in 9 species: Archae - 0; Bacteria - 0; Metazoa - 0; Fungi - 0; Plants - 25; Viruses - 0; Other Eukaryotes - 0 (source: NCBI BLink).), whose amino-acid sequence is MACPRNSITYNATRCACGIGQLLNRSSGSCEIFGWPSTISTDKDVNYSVISFAETLFAFDRIRKFTQSQAIFLEATLVMLLSWLVFCFFLRFTKLGDGRNVWFNLRWWITRLDVFFSTRHWLDDQQIVKKRKTELGGTFSVASWIVFIGLFAALLYQIITKRTIEVHNVRATGSPDLISFENDLEFNITAVSDMSCSNLRGIGNVVMGNPGFSEFKVAALSSLGSYTCKNTTSGPTVNFKCTKCRLTNDYIYISWHFVDLPDSPAAAVGFQFNFTSKNGPNEKHMSFVSGTLRNGSILDESPVTFRGTEGNILKFNLFPRIYHHLHDLKLIQPLFHEFIPGSVYRDTTQLQASMGRSTDGILNTTLFINYLSAYIVEIDHENILGPVSFLADLGGLYCISIGIFFYLLVQCEYRIKKLRNEDTVFRKIRNRRKALDHWDKLRRYVAYTWDCSILVDDAIKTTKVSGMCGLTRPPTSSNSSEHGESIMANKKPNLGIEKNVISQPASLELSSFDSASSLAHGDNFSNKKSITHPISHSEDVSIPPPPPMEFIDGSSGSEVDAMDIKNKFQLLYDYNVLLREKLLETQSLLNTLAPKPIASSSSTVERSA
- the PIN5 gene encoding Auxin efflux carrier family protein (PIN-FORMED 5 (PIN5); CONTAINS InterPro DOMAIN/s: Auxin efflux carrier, subgroup (InterPro:IPR014024), Auxin efflux carrier (InterPro:IPR004776); BEST Arabidopsis thaliana protein match is: Auxin efflux carrier family protein (TAIR:AT5G15100.1); Has 2169 Blast hits to 1907 proteins in 543 species: Archae - 24; Bacteria - 1096; Metazoa - 104; Fungi - 0; Plants - 651; Viruses - 0; Other Eukaryotes - 294 (source: NCBI BLink).), encoding MINCGDVYKVIEAMVPLYVALILGYGSVKWWHIFTRDQCDAINRLVCYFTLPLFTIEFTAHVDPFNMNYRFIAADVLSKVIIVTVLALWAKYSNKGSYCWSITSFSLCTLTNSLVVGVPLAKAMYGQQAVDLVVQSSVFQAIVWLTLLLFVLEFRKAGFSSNNISDVQVDNINIESGKRETVVVGEKSFLEVMSLVWLKLATNPNCYSCILGIAWAFISNRWHLELPGILEGSILIMSKAGTGTAMFNMGIFMALQEKLIVCGTSLTVMGMVLKFIAGPAAMAIGSIVLGLHGDVLRVAIIQAALPQSITSFIFAKEYGLHADVLSTAVIFGMLVSLPVLVAYYAALEFIH
- the PIN5 gene encoding Auxin efflux carrier family protein; this encodes MINCGDVYKVIEAMVPLYVALILGYGSVKWWHIFTRDQCDAINRLVCYFTLPLFTIEFTAHVDPFNMNYRFIAADVLSKVIIVTVLALWAKYSNKGSYCWSITSFSLCTLTNSLVVGVPLAKAMYGQQAVDLVVQSSVFQAIVWLTLLLFVLEFRKAGFSSNNISDVQVDNINIESGKRETVVVGEKSFLEVMSLVWLKLATNPNCYSCILGIAWAFISNRWHLELPGILEGSILIMSKAGTGTAMFNMGIFMALQEKLIVCGTSLTVMGMVLKFIAGPAAMAIGSIVLGLHGDVLRVAIIQAALPQSITSFIFAKEYGLHADVLSTA